Below is a window of Deltaproteobacteria bacterium DNA.
CTGGCCGACAAATGATTCGGGTCTATGGCCAGCGCCCGCCTGTGATGCAAAAGGGCGCTTTCGCTCCGTCCGGAAAGGCCCAGAGACATCCCCCAGAAATCCTCCGCGTCGGCGGAGCCGGGCAAAAGGCCGGCAGCCCTTTTGAAATGGGGTTCGGCCTTTTCGGGCAGGTCGGCTTCCAGAAAGGCACGGCCAGTGTTGAACGCCATCTGGGGGTTTTCCGGAAAACGGGCAAGCGCTTCCTGATGAAAGGCCAGCGCCTCCCTTTTTTGGCCCGCCGCGATGAGCGCCGCGCCGTAAAACACGTTGGCCTTCTCATGGCCGGGGTCCAGGCTCAGGGTCTGGCGGAAGGCTTCCAGGGCCTCTTCCTGCCTTCCGGCCCGGAACAGGGTATCGGCCAGGTTGAAGCGCATGGAGGCGTTTTCGGGAAGAAGGCCCACTGCGGCTGAAAGAGCGCCGAGCGCCTCGTCGAAGCGCCCGTTTTCCGCCAGCACCCTTCCTATGCCATTCAAGGCGTGGGGGTTTTTGGGGTCAATGGCAAGGAGCCGCACGTAATGGAACTCGGCCTTTGGCAGGTTCCCGGTTTCCAGATAGAGCGCGCCCAGGTTGTTGTGGGCGGAGCCAAGGCGCGGATTCAGTTTGAGCGCCCTTAGGTAGGCGGCCTCCGCTTCGCCGGGGCGCTTTTCCATGGCGAGGGCCGCTCCCAGCCCCACCCAGGCGGACGTGTTTCCGGGCGATTTTTCCGTGGTGTCCTTCCAGAACGAGACGTTCGATTCATACACCCTGTTTCTTTGATGGGAGCCGACGGCAAGAAAGGCGGTCCAGGCGGAAAGGGCAAGTATGGTGAGAATCATTGCGGCTGACGAGCCGGGCTTCCGGAAAATGGCGGAAAAGAGCCTTCGGGTTCCAAGGACAAGGGCCAGGGAAAGGGCCATGAGGGGAAGCAACATGCGGTGTTCGGCGCTGAGGCGGTTTAGGGGCGCCAGGGATGAAGAAGGCGCGAGGAAAAGGAAAAACCAGGCCGGAACAAGGGCCAAGGGTCGCCTTTTCACCAGGGCGGCCAGGGCGGCCAGGGCTCCGGCCCCCACCATGACGGCAGCCGGAAGGCTTATGGAAAGCGGGGGCAGAAGGTCGGCACGGTCGGCGCAAAGGCCCGTGGGAACGAGAAAAAGGCGCAGGTAGCGAAAAATCACCAGGCCCTGGGACACCGCGTACTGAAAGACCGTGAATTCGCTCTTTGCCGAGGCCCTGCCCCAGGCCCCGCTGGCGGCCACCAAAAGGGCCAGCGCGGCG
It encodes the following:
- a CDS encoding tetratricopeptide repeat protein translates to MPEPIVRHRAVTRSIMAAAILATVFLVYSGVYTAPFVFDDYSDIVTNESIKKPWPPGRMMFAKPPSGTAGRPVANVSLALNHALTGLKPLAYHLFDVSFHAASALLLFALVAHLLGGLEKARPETARPWLQEPEIPAFFAAISWSAHPLATSAVSLAFHRPETLCAFFCLATVFLSVKGFGSPRPRPWHIAASASFLLAVGSKETAVAAPFMVLALWMVLFQEKGLSAFFRQYRTLAVGFAAGLAALALLVAASGAWGRASAKSEFTVFQYAVSQGLVIFRYLRLFLVPTGLCADRADLLPPLSISLPAAVMVGAGALAALAALVKRRPLALVPAWFFLFLAPSSSLAPLNRLSAEHRMLLPLMALSLALVLGTRRLFSAIFRKPGSSAAMILTILALSAWTAFLAVGSHQRNRVYESNVSFWKDTTEKSPGNTSAWVGLGAALAMEKRPGEAEAAYLRALKLNPRLGSAHNNLGALYLETGNLPKAEFHYVRLLAIDPKNPHALNGIGRVLAENGRFDEALGALSAAVGLLPENASMRFNLADTLFRAGRQEEALEAFRQTLSLDPGHEKANVFYGAALIAAGQKREALAFHQEALARFPENPQMAFNTGRAFLEADLPEKAEPHFKRAAGLLPGSADAEDFWGMSLGLSGRSESALLHHRRALAIDPNHLSARVHLAVVLAETGRADEALKELAPALQKNPEDAALKEIMESIQKKLKKDSSLTEAGSGNVKR